A region of the Pseudoprevotella muciniphila genome:
TTCAGTTTCTGCTACTCCGTAGTAACCTTCTGTTGTCACATATAGTTTGGATAGTTGCTCTATGAGCATCTGATATACTTCTTTTCTCATTTCTCGTGTATTTTCAATTATCGTGCAAGCCGAAGGCAGAAGAGCTCGCTCTTATGCTGAGGCGCAGCCGATAATCATGATTCTCGAATCGTAAAATTGATGGATTCTTCAATATATCCGTTCAGGTTCTCCTCGATGATGGTCCGTACAGCTCGCTCCACTTCAGGACTGGTACCCAAAAACCTTCGGCGAGGAATCTTGATGGTGGTACCGGCTTTCTTCAAGGCCATGAACTTCCAGAACTCGGCTTCGCCGCTCAGCTGCACCGTGCGCTTGTCGTTCCGCCGGCTGCCGTCTTTCTTGCGACCGAACGAGCCGGTAGCCTCGTAATACTTGTGCCAGAAGTATTTCTTCATCCTGGTTGTCACCACTATCTCGCCCCCTTCGTTGTGAATGGCGGCGTAGGGCTCCGTCGTGAAGAACGTGATGCTGTTCTCGGTGGTCCGGCTCTGGATGCTACGGCGCAAACGTCCCGTATCGACCAGTATGTGACCGCCGGGACGAGTCGCGCTCTTCCTGCGCTGCCACGCCTCACTGAAAAAGGCCTGACGCTCAAAGTTCCGGTCGAACTCGTCGGACATCTCTACCTCGATGTCCTTAAGGATTCTTCTTAAAATAGCCTGGATCTCTGACTTCATCTTCGGGGTATAACAGTTCCGGGAACAAGAAGCCCTGGGCCGAAAGCTCCACACGCTCCTCAAGATGAGGATTGGCAGAGGCCTTCAGCAGATTGTAAAAAGTACGCTCGCTGATGCCGTATTTCGGATAGACATAACGTTTCCAGATCTCCCTGTTCGGAAGACCCGTCTTCGCGTACGTGTCGTAAATCTGGTTGATGTCGGCGACACGCTTGGCATAACTCTTGCCTTTGCGCTTCTTCATTCCCATGCAGCTGACTGTCGAAGTTAATTAATGCACTTTATAGGGCCTGACGTGCAGGGTCATCTCACAACTAACAAGCACCCTGCCGCTGCCCTCACAGTTAGGGCATAGCCTTGAAAAGCCCAGTTTGGAGACAGTGCCCCTGCCGTGGCATTCACGGCACAGGGCAACTTTCTCGGGCTTAGTGATGCTCCGGGTCTTCATACGGCAGTCTCCTCTTTCTTGGGTTCTACATAGAAAGTCTCGTCCTGAGTCACCTGAATACCACAGGCTGCCATAGCCTCGCGCATAGTGACCTCACGGGGCTCACCCGTCGGGGTGTCATATACTGCAACTTCTTTCAGGTCACGGTCGGCAAGCAACTTGTCCTTAGCAATCTCATCCGTCTGGCGGATGTAGGCGAAAGGCAGGAACTTCTTAGCCAACTGTAGCGCACTCGCCCAGGTAAAGCCCTTCAGGGTTTTCAGCTTCGGCGTGCCGGTGCGGAAGCCGATGGTGCCGTGGGCCATGTCAAGGCTCTTTTTCTTGGTGAACAACTCTGCCTGGTTCTCGGTGGCGAAACTCTGAAGCACATCGAACGACTTGTCTCTGTCACTGCCTAAAGCGGCTAACTTGTCGGCGTACTTCTCACGGATCTTGGCGCACTGAAGCTCAATCTCCGCATTGATCTTCTGAATCTGGGCATCACTCTTCGCGTATGTGGCGAAGGCTTCGTCGGCGGCCTCTCGGGTCACGCCGGTGATAATGGTCTTCTTCTGTCTTGCCATTGTCTTTTGTTTTTTTGATGGTTAATACTATTGCTTCTATTACTACTATTGCTACTATTGCTTCTATAGCTTCTATTACTACTAAGCCTCTCCCATTACGGTCAGGGGTATGGCTTTCAAGCAGGGTTCCGGTTCCGTATGCTGCGACTGTGTCGCAGCCTCTCTCGCCCTGGCAGCCTTCAGCCCTCTATTGCCCATAATGGCACGAAGCTTCACCTGCAGCGCGTCGAGGTCTTTCAGACCCAGTTGTGCGAACACCTTGCCGGCTATCTTCGGGTTCCGGCAGAAGTCGTTGACGCGAGCCCAGTCCGTGGTATCCACACCTGCTTTCTGCATCAGTTTCAGGCAAAGGCTGCGCTTCTTCTTCAACTGCTCCTTCCAGCCGGTGCGCGCCTCCAGGGAGGCGCACAGGGCATCATACTCCTTGCTCGTCATTTCCCTGAGACTGGTTGTCCGCCCGTCAGTGAAACTCGACACAAGGGTCTCTTTCATGTCCTCACGGTCAACGCCGGACAGACGATTGAACAAGGCATAAAAACGGTGATAACTCTTTACACTCATGGTAGCTTGGCGTTAATCTGGCGCATCTTTTCAAAAGAGGCTTCAAGCCCTGACTCATAACCGATAAGCAAACCCATGAGACCGCCAAAAACAGAACCGGCAATAATGCCAAGAACAGGGGCGAGAACTACGAACAGCCAAAACAGCGGATTCCACCATCTCGGCGCTAATAATTGTACTTTCTTGATGTTTGTCTTCATAATGATATATATTGTTGATTAAACATGATTCACACCTTTCCACTCAATCGTCACCTCAGGACGCAACTGACCCGCACCACCGCACAAAGGACAGGGCAGCTTCTCGCTTTCGCCAAATTCGTCGGTGCCCCAGAACCAACCGCTGCCGCAACAATAGTGACAACGCTGCACCATTCCAACAACGTGCTCACGCAACGTCTTGATGCTCGGACTGCTCAATTCAAGTATCTGCTTCGTCTTGCTCATTTATTGCTTTTGATTGATTGTTTTACGTTTACTTTCTCAGCGGCTCGCAGATAACTGACAATCCTTTCAGCATACAGCGCATCGGTGGTCTCTATCACGCGGCAGCCGGTGGTCTTGGACATCCGCAGGGTAAGGTCGCACTCGCCGCACTCCATCCAGTCGTCAATCACCAAACCCATACGGTCTTTTTTTACTAATATCTCAGTGATCATAATTTCTCCCTTTCTTTTGCCAATCTGAACCGTTCCTTGAGAACGACGTTGACATTACACACACCACAGCACACACCATCATACCTGACGGGAGCGGGATTATGGCCCTTGCCGGAAAATGTACGGCCGCAAATGCAACAAGTGTGGCCCTTGTTTAATTCAGATGTGATTCTTACTTTTTCCATGATTAAAAATTATTGCTGGTTCTCAAAACTCCTTCTTCCCACACCACGAAACTGTTGCCGGCATCGGGATTGAAACGACCCTGACAGTAAGCCCTGAAACCTACAACGCGGACCTTGACACCGGCACGGTAGCGAAGTCTGACAGCAGGCTTGCCCAAAGGCTGCCCTTTGGCTTCCTGACTGATGAAAATGAAACTCTTCTTCGGAAAGGCCTCGAGCAGGGCTTTCGTTTCCAGCCATTCCCAGCCTGCGTCCTGGAACGAGTCCACGATGATGAACTTCGCACTGTGTCGCTTCTTCAGGCGCTCTGTCAGGTCTTCCACGGTATCACTGGTCACCACACGAAACCAGCCCTGTTTCTTGTCAAGGTCAAACCGTAGCATTCGCTCCTGGAAAGACTGGTTCAAACCTTCCTCGTAACTCAGGTAGAGCACCTGCCCGTAGTGGGTCAGTTCGTAGGCCAGTTGCATCACGAAAGAACTCTTGCCGCTGGCAGACGCGCCGCTGATGAACCAGGTGGAGTTCTCCTCCGGCGAACCGAAGGCTGCTGCCCACTTGCCACCAAACGGCAGCGTCTTGTAGGTCCTCTTGGCTATTTCTTTCGGGCTGTAGGCGCGTTTCATATCTTTTTGTTTGTTGTATAACACCAACCCAATAGGCGGTTGAACGGAAGTCCTATGCCGTGTATCGTTCCCATAATACAGAAATCGTCCTCCTCATCGACATCACCATCACTATAGCCTGTATAGACCTCTCCATTGTCCATAACAAATTTCGCCTCGCGATTTTTATCTATTTTCTGCAATTCAGATGGGGATTTCAGTACACGGCGGCTCCCATCTGAAAAAATTACTTTTATTTTCATATCAGGCTCCTTTCTTTAGTTTTTCGATTTCAGTATAGACTCGTCTCAAACCACCCTGGCTCTTGCGCACGATCTGACCGATATCGGTTCCCTCCGGGGCGTTCACGCTGGCCACAACTCGCGCCTGCTCCATCAAGAACGCCTTGCGGTCGTCTCCCTGGTCTGGAGTGACACGGCTGTACTTGCCGCCGTAACGTGAGAAGATCTCAGCGTAACCCACCTTCTTGCCTTCCACGTTGCGGTTGATCTTGGCTGCCAGTCCGTCGGCTCCCATCATATACCAGCCGCAGCACATTTCGGTGGCGTTCCAAAGGGCTTTGAGTTCAAGAAAAGCCTCGTATGCAAGGTCGCCGGCTTCGTCAAGCACCACCAAAGGGCGCTCCATCGAGCGCAGATAGTAAACCAAATCCTCATAGGTGTCCTGGTACTTGCCCGTGGCACCCACGCCGAACTCGTTGGCTATTTTCTTAACCAGGGCGCGTTTTGTCTTCACCTGGCTGCAGTCGATATACACGGCGTTGCGGTGCTCATTCACATACCATCGAGCGGTGTACGTCTTGCCAATGTTCGGAAGGTCGCACAATATCACGCTCAGGCTACGCTCCTGGCAAGCCTCTAACTGTGTGGTGATATAGTCGAAGGTCGCGGTCCTTGCGCCCTTCCACTCGATAGAGTCGCGCAGGTTCACGTCTAAACGGCGGGCAATGTTCACCCAGTTGGCATCACTCAGAGCCTTATCCGTCTGACCCTTCTTCAGACTGTTATACACGCTTGCGGAAATGCCCAGCGAGGCAGCGTGCTTGGCATCGCTCGGGTAGTTCTTGCGGTTCTGGGCTATCGCCTCCAGAATCCGCTGTTTTTGCCAATCTTTAATCATATTCTAACGGCGTTTTAATGTTATTCTACATATCTGCAAGAGCTTTGCTTTCCACATCTACAGGAACATACAAGAGCTCTTGTTCTGTTTGTTGCGGTGGCAATGCCACGGCTTCTGTCTGCATGACAGGTGCTACACTCGGCTTAATCACACCCAGTTCGTCAATGGCATTTTCCTTTACATACTTGCTGAACTTCGCAATCTTCTTGCGCTGCTCGATATAGTTCACGGTGTCCTCTTCGGTTTGTTCTGCCATTACGCGGTTGTAGGTCTGAACTTTCTCCACTTGGTCAATGTACTTGTCGCCCTGGAAAATATGCACCTCAGAAGGCTTGCCCTCCTCGTCAGGCATATAGTACGCGGTCACCTGATAGTCATTCGGGCGAAGTTTCTCTAAAACGCTGGTGTCGCTCAGCCACCAGTCTTCGTGTGCCACACGCACCGTCGAGTTCCTCCTGATGCTCGTTTCCACACGCTCACCGATGTAGCGTGCCAGCGTCAGTTTATCGAGAGGCTGCAGGGTCGGGTTGATGCGCTCACAGAGAACGTCCCACCTTGTCATGCCGGGGAACTTCTTCTGGTTGGGGTGCAGTTG
Encoded here:
- a CDS encoding phage virion morphogenesis protein, with the protein product MKSEIQAILRRILKDIEVEMSDEFDRNFERQAFFSEAWQRRKSATRPGGHILVDTGRLRRSIQSRTTENSITFFTTEPYAAIHNEGGEIVVTTRMKKYFWHKYYEATGSFGRKKDGSRRNDKRTVQLSGEAEFWKFMALKKAGTTIKIPRRRFLGTSPEVERAVRTIIEENLNGYIEESINFTIRES
- a CDS encoding host-nuclease inhibitor Gam family protein, whose product is MARQKKTIITGVTREAADEAFATYAKSDAQIQKINAEIELQCAKIREKYADKLAALGSDRDKSFDVLQSFATENQAELFTKKKSLDMAHGTIGFRTGTPKLKTLKGFTWASALQLAKKFLPFAYIRQTDEIAKDKLLADRDLKEVAVYDTPTGEPREVTMREAMAACGIQVTQDETFYVEPKKEETAV
- a CDS encoding ATP-binding protein, with product MIKDWQKQRILEAIAQNRKNYPSDAKHAASLGISASVYNSLKKGQTDKALSDANWVNIARRLDVNLRDSIEWKGARTATFDYITTQLEACQERSLSVILCDLPNIGKTYTARWYVNEHRNAVYIDCSQVKTKRALVKKIANEFGVGATGKYQDTYEDLVYYLRSMERPLVVLDEAGDLAYEAFLELKALWNATEMCCGWYMMGADGLAAKINRNVEGKKVGYAEIFSRYGGKYSRVTPDQGDDRKAFLMEQARVVASVNAPEGTDIGQIVRKSQGGLRRVYTEIEKLKKGA
- a CDS encoding AAA family ATPase; the protein is MKRAYSPKEIAKRTYKTLPFGGKWAAAFGSPEENSTWFISGASASGKSSFVMQLAYELTHYGQVLYLSYEEGLNQSFQERMLRFDLDKKQGWFRVVTSDTVEDLTERLKKRHSAKFIIVDSFQDAGWEWLETKALLEAFPKKSFIFISQEAKGQPLGKPAVRLRYRAGVKVRVVGFRAYCQGRFNPDAGNSFVVWEEGVLRTSNNF
- a CDS encoding molecular chaperone DnaJ, whose amino-acid sequence is MKTRSITKPEKVALCRECHGRGTVSKLGFSRLCPNCEGSGRVLVSCEMTLHVRPYKVH